In a single window of the Plasmodium cynomolgi strain B DNA, scaffold: 0031, whole genome shotgun sequence genome:
- a CDS encoding CYIR protein (putative;~vir-type antigen) — MAKPSNNVDLENALKKLKHDKLYDDFFEYKNQSQYNNYCDVFDSKGEKKNEDAKKICPKLVYFLEKIAKMQNKVEGDERCRYLRYWLYDEVGKFHTESSINMDKLSYITDLIEVGNKVNKEKLNNRCSLPSHDKSVKLDEWKNRKISYIYLKKYNDIKKDIDPTNKDKCNMYTTYLNNMNSLYNKYKKECKSIFLMVYGPDYADCYSTHKPDELIALLKNCNKSTGGGSTGTTSWLLNFFIPSNRSSSGNQHKTTQGTVKVADTAGQNTEQGASQGVTRSTSSASSVIAAPERKQVGREMSVTINPKAPLSPLSRENPGNVVNAVRSSASETSSDAGAVITTTVSSTLETLNEKSDKNYIRDVIMATAILGTIFFVFFYNMFQNKNVFTHSTFFVLVFWIKVKFSQKKTKKKLNLNIIITKSMKRSLRSMIQNMNL; from the exons atggCGAAACCGAGTAACAACGTAGATTTG GAAAATGcattaaagaaattaaaacatGATAAACTGTATGATGATTTCTTCGAATATAAAAACCAATCtcaatataataattattgtgATGTCTTTGATAGTAAaggtgaaaagaaaaatgaagacgccaaaaaaatttgccctaaacttgtatattttttagaaaaaatagctaaaaTGCAGAATAAAGTGGAAGGTGATGAACGATGTAGATATTTACGTTATTGGTTATACGATGAAGTAGGGAAATTTCACACTGAGAGCTCTATTAATATGGATAAATTATCTTACATTACCGATCTTATTGAGGTAGGGAATAAGgttaataaagaaaaattaaataatcgTTGTTCTTTACCTTCGCACGATAAAAGTGTTAAATTagatgaatggaaaaataggaaaatttcttatatttatttaaaaaaatataatgatattaaaaaagatattgATCCTACAAATAAAGATAAATGTAATATGTATACTACATACCTTAATAATATGAATTCATTGTATAATAAGTACAAGAAGGAATGTAAGAGTATATTTTTGATGGTTTATGGTCCTGATTACGCTGATTGTTATTCTACTCATAAGCCAGATGAACTCATAGCTCTATTGAAGAATTGTAATAAGTCTACTGGAGGTGGCAGTACGGGTACTACATCATggttattaaatttttttattccatcaAACAGATCCTCTTCTGGTAATCAGCATAAGACTACCCAAGGCACCGTAAAGGTTGCTGATACAGCAGGGCAGAACACAGAACAGGGAGCTTCACAAGGTGTAACACGCTCAACAAGTTCGGCAAGTTCGGTAATTGCAGCACCAGAACGCAAACAGGTGGGCCGTGAAATGTCGGTCACTATAAATCCTAAAGCGCCTTTGAGTCCCCTATCAAGAGAAAACCCTGGGAACGTTGTCAATGCAGTAAGATCTAGTGCTTCAGAGACTAGTAGTGATGCAGGGGCTGTGATTACCACGACTGTTTCTAGTACATTAGAAACATTAAATGAAAAGTCagacaaaaattatattcgTGACGTCATAATGGCTACTGCAATACTTGGAACTATattcttcgttttcttttacaaCATG ttccaaaataaaaatgttttcactcactctacattttttgtgttagtCTTCTGGATTAAAGTCAAGTTTTCccaaaagaaaacgaaaaaaaagttaaatttGAACATAATTATTACGAAGAGTATGAAAAGGAGTTTGAGAAGTATGATTCAGAATATGAATCTTTAG